The Planifilum fulgidum DNA segment GTGCTGTATGAGACCGGACTGGCCAAGGTCTCGGCGGTGGGGGCCGGGATGGTGTCCCGCCCCGGCGTGGCGGCGAAGATGTTCGCGGCGCTCACCGATGCGGGCATCCGCATCAAAATGGTCTCCACCTCGGAAATCAAGATCTCCTGCGTCATCCCGCGGGAACGAGCCGTGGAAGCCGTCCGCGAGCTGCATGCCGCCTTCGGCCTCGACGTGGCCGAGGGCGAGATGGCGGGCATCGCGGCAAAAGGTGCCGGATGAATCTCATTTTTTCTGCATCCTGATAATAGGAAAATATGGAATATAGATACATCCTTCTTCCGAAGATTTTTTTCGGATGTCACCCCTGCCAAGAAGGAATTTTTCAATCTGTAGAGAATAAACAAGAATTAGGTGCAACTATGATCCATTCGAAATGGTCTTAATTTCCGCTTGTACAAAAGGCCTATATATTAAAGAATGGATCATAGGACACATTATGTATCGATACAGCAACTAACGATCTAATCAAGGGGGTTGACTGATGAAAAAGGGCAAATGGACAGGCAAACTTTCGGCAATTCTGGTCGCCTTTGCCCTGGTCTTCACCGCGGCCTGCGGCGGCGGATCCGACCAGGGGAAAGGCAGTGAGGAGCTCGCCGAAGAACAGGTGCTCAATGTGGGTCGCGTCAGGAGCGAGCCGCCCAGCCTGGATCCGGCAACCGCTACGGACCAAACGTCCGGTACGATACTTAACCAGGTGATGGAAGGCCTTGTCCGGATTGCCCCCGATGGCAAACCGCAGCCCGCCGTGGCTGAGAAGTGGGAGGTCAGCAAAGACGGGAAGGAGATCACCTTCCATCTGCGTAAGGACGCCAAGTGGTCCAACGGCGATCCGGTGACCGCCCATGATTTCGAGTACGCCTGGAAGCGGGTGCTCGATCCGAAGAAGAAACCGCCCGCCGACTACGCGTACCAGCTCTACTACCTGAAAAACGGGGAGAAGTACAACAAAGGGAAAGCGAAGGCCGAAGATGTCGGCGTCAAGGCAGTGGACGACCACACCCTGAAGGTGGAGCTGGAGCAGCCGACGCCCTACTTCGTGTCTCTCACCAGCTTCTACACCCTGTTCCCGGTCAACAAGAAAGTGGCGGAGAAAAACGACAAGTGGGCCGCCGAGGCCGACACCTACGTGGGCAACGGCCCCTTCAAGCTGAAGACCTGGGAGCACGATGCCAAGATCGAGCTGGTGAAGAACGAGCATTACTGGGGCGCCAAGGATGTGAAACTGACCCAGATCAACTTCCCGTTCATCGGGAAGGAGGAGACGGGATACCAGCAATTCAAGTCCGGTAAACTGGATGAAGGGGATTCCATCATCATCCCTCCGGATTTGGTGAAAAAAGGGCTGGAGAGCGGCGAGATCAAGTCGCAGAAATCTCCGGCGATCTACTTCTACATGTTCAACGTGGAGAAAAAGCCCTTTAACAACAAGAAGATCCGCAAAGCCTTTGCCTTGGCCATCGACCGCAAGTCGATCGTCGAAAACGTGACCCAGGGAGGACAGGTTCCGGCCACCGGTTTCGTCCCGTGGGGAATCCCGGACTTTGTCGCCAACAAGGACTGGGTAGAGACCCGCGATCCCTATCTGCCGGAAACGGCCCAGCCGGAGGAAGCCAAAAAGCTGCTTGAGGAAGGCATGAAGGAAGAAGGCTATGACAAGCTTCCCACGGTGACCATCGATTACAACACCGATGAAGGTCACAAGAAGATCGCGGAAGCGATTCAGCAAATGTGGAAGAAAAACCTCGGGGTGGACGTGAAACTGCGCAACTCCGAATGGCAGGTGTATTTGGACAAGACCAAGTCCGGCGACTTCCAGGTGGGACGCCTTGGTTGGTTGCCCGACTACATCGACCCGATGACCTTCATGGACATGTGGGTGACGGGTGGAGGCAACAACGACACCCGCTTCAGCCATAAGGAGTACGATGCCTTGATCGAGAAAGCGAAATCCACGGCCGATCAAAAGGTCCGCATGGAAGCGCTGCACAAGGCGGAAGACATTCTGATGGACGAAATGCCGATCGCACCGATCTATTTCTATACGGATCTCTACATGGAGCAGGATTACGTGAAGGGTGTCGTGCGGAACCCGGACGGGAGTGTCTACTTCCGAGATGCCTATATTCTTGAGCATTAATGGAGGCATGGGTGAAAGTCACCCCTTCATGGGGTGACTTTCCCTTGTCCGCTTTTTCTGCAGAGGAGGTGTTGCCGGTGCTTCGATATATAGGAAAACGCGTTTTTTACATGCTGATTTCCCTCTGGGTGATCGCCACCCTGACCTTCATCATGATGCATCTGGCCCCCGGCGGTCCCTTTGCTTCGGAGAAGAAGTTGCCGCCCCAGATCATCGCCAACCTGGAGGCGCATTATAATCTGGACAAGCCGCTGCCGGTGCAATATGCCCTTTATATGAAAAATCTGATCATGTTCGATCTGGGTCCCTCGATCAAATCGGAGTCCCGGGATGTGAACAGCATTCTGGCCGACGGGTTCCCCGCCTCCGCCCAGCTGGGCCTGGAGGCGATGGCTGTCGCCGTGCTGGCGGGACTGATCATGGGAATTATCGCCTCTATTCGCCACAATCGGCTGCCGGATTATACCGTCATGTTCCTGGCGGTGGTCGGGCTGGCCGTCCCCAGTTTCGTCCTTGCCCCTCTCTTTCAGAAGTATTTCGGTCTTGAGTGGAATCTTCTGCCGATCGCCGGGTGGGGTTCCTTCGAGGATACCATTCTGCCGGCCATTGCCCTGTCCTTCACCCCCTTGGCCCTCATGACCCGATTGATGCGTTCCAGCATGCTGGAGGTGATGAGCCAGGATTACATCCGCACCGCCCGCGCGAAGGGGCTGTCCCCGTCGAGGGTCATCACCCGGCACGCGATCCGCAATGCCATTCTGCCGGCGATCACCATCATCGGTCCCTTGGCGGTGGATATCATCACCGGCAGTTTCGTGATCGAGAAGATCTTTTCCATTCCGGGCATCGGAAAATATTTTGTGGAGAGCATATTCAACCGGGATTATTCGGTGATCATGGGCGTGACCATCTTCTATTCCGCGCTGCTTCTTCTGGTCAATCTGCTGGTGGACATCGCTTACACGTTGGTGGATCCGCGCATCAAGATCGGCGGAAGGGGGGCGAACTGACATGTCTTTGCCTGCAGAAGCTTTTGAACCGGCGCCGCGCCGCGAGGCGGAGGCGGAGGCGATTGCGCGCCCCAGCCTTACCTACTGGCAGGATGCCTGGTTGCGCTTGAAGAAGAACTGGTTGGCAATGGCGGGTCTCGTCATTCTCGTGCTCCTCGCCGTCATGGCCATTTTCGGCCCCTATATGGTGGATTATACCTATTATGAGCAAAACCTGGAAACCGGAAAGAACCTGGAACCCTCCAGTGAGCACTGGTTCGGGACCGACGATCTGGGCCGGGACATGTTCGTGCGCACCTGGTATGGCGCCCGCGTGTCGCTTCTGATCGGATTGGCGGCGGGATTGATCGATCTGATCATCGGCGTGCTCTACGGCGGCATTTCCGGCTACAAGGGCGGGCGAACCGATGAGATCATGATGCGGATCGTCGACGTCCTGTGGGGGCTTCCGTACTTGTTGACCGTGATTCTCCTGCTGGTCGTGATGGAGCCCGGCGTCCTGACGATCATCATCGCCCTGTCGATTACCGGCTGGCTGCGCATGGCCCGTCTGGTTAGGGGACAAGTGCTGCAGCTGAAGGAGCAGGAGTACGTGCTGGCCGCCCGGACCCTGGGGGCGAGCGGCCGGTGGATATTGTTCAAGCATCTGCTTCCCAACTCCTTGGGCCCGATTATTGTTCTTATCACCTACACCATTCCCAACGCCATCTTCGCCGAAGCGTTTCTGAGCTTCCTCGGGCTGGGGGTGCAGGCGCCCTTCGCCAGCTGGGGGACGATGATCGACGATTCGACGGCGGTGATTTTGTCGGGTGAGTGGTGGCGCCTCTTCTTCCCCGCCTTTTTCCTCAGCCTGACGCTGTTGGCCTTCAACATGCTCGGCGATGGCCTGAGGGATGCCCTGGATCCGAAAATGCGCAAGTAAAGGAGGGAGATCATGGCTCTTTTGGAAGTGGAGAATCTGCATGTGTCGTTTCAGACCTACGGGGGTGAAGTGCACGCGGTCCGCGGAGTCAGCTTCTCCCTCGAAAAGGGGGAAACCCTGGCCATCGTCGGCGAGTCGGGGAGCGGGAAGAGCGTCACCGCCCAGTCGATCATGCGCCTGATTCCGACGCCGCCGGGCATCATCAAGGAAGGGGAGATCCGCTTCGACGGAAAGGATCTGCTGACCCTGTCGGAAAAGGAGATGTTCGGCATTCGCGGTTCGGAGATCGGCATGATCTTCCAGGATCCGATGACCTCCCTCAACCCGACGATGACCGTGGGCAGGCAGATCATGGAAGGATTGATCTGGCACCAGGGGATCGACAAGCGGGCGGCCCGGGAACGGGCGATTGAGATGCTCCGCCTGGTGGGGATTCCGACGCCCGAAAAACGGGTGGATCAGTATCCCCACGAGTTCAGCGGGGGAATGCGGCAGCGGGCGATGATCGCCATAGCCATGGCCTGCAATCCGAAAATCCTCATCGCCGATGAACCCACCACCGCCCTGGATGTGACCATCCAGGCGCAGATCATGGAACTGATGAAGGAGCTGCAGGAGAAGACGGGAACGGCGATCATCCTGATCACCCACGATCTGGGCGTGGTGGCCGAAACCGCCCACAAGGTGGCCGTCATGTACGGCGGGAAAGTGGTGGAGTACGGAACGGTGGAGGAAATTTTCTACCGTCCCCGCCATCCCTACACCTGGGGATTGCTCAACTCCATGCCCCGGCTGGACATGGAGCGGGACACGGAGCTGCAGTCGATCCCGGGTTCGCCGCCGGACCTGTTCAAGCCCCCGCAGGGGTGCCCCTTCGCCGACCGCTGCCCTCATGCGATGAACATCTGCCATGAAATGATGCCGGAGAAGACCGAAGCGTCTTCCAGCCACGGCGTGTACTGCTGGCTGGAGCATCCTCAGGCTCCCCGCGTGGACCGGGGTCTGCGGGTGAACATCTCGGCCAAGTAGGTTCTGCGCTTAAGGGGACGGGAAAGGGGGGAGGAATCCCCCCCCCCCGGCCGTCCCCTTATCATCTGCCGCGGGTTGACACACCCTTTCAGATTGTCGTATCATAACAGAAAATTCAATAGGCGTCTTCTTATCGAGAGAGGCGGAGGGACTGGCCCGATGAAGCCCGGCAACCACCCCGCTCCCGTGCAGGGAACGGCCGGACCGAACGATCCGGACGAGGGGAAAGGTGCCAATTCCTGCAGGACCCTCGGGTCCTGAGAGATGAGAAGAGGCGGAACGGAATCCAACCCACTTAGTGGGTCCCGCGCCCTCTTCTGATCGAAGAGGGCGCTTGTTTTTCCGGAAGGGGGAGGATGGATGTGGCGACGACCGTCAACTGCCCGCAAAAGCTGACGGTTCCGATCGGTCCGTTGGATTTGGAATGCGGCCGCCGCCTTAAGCAGGTGGAGATCGCCGTGGAGACCGCCGGGACCCTGAGCGATTCCAGGGACAACGTAATCCTGGTGTGTCATGCGCTGACCGGTGATGCCCACGCCGTGGGGGATGCGGAACATCCCGGCTGGTGGGACGGATTGATCGGACCGGGCGGATATATCGATACCAACCGCTATTTTGTGATCACGACCAACGTTCTGGGCGGATGCGCCGGAAGCACGGGTCCTTCGTCGATCGATCCGGGGACGGGTCGTCCCTACGGGACCTCTTTTCCCGTGGTGACGATTCGTGATATGGTTCGCGCCCAGCGGCGCTGCCTGGAAAAAATGGGCATCTCCAAAATAACGGCGGTGATCGGCGGTTCGATGGGCGGGATGCAGGTGTTGGAATGGGGGATCATGTACCCCGAAGCGGTGGAGCGGATGATCCCGATCGCCACCTCCGTTGCCCTCTCTCCGATGGGAATTGCCTACAACGACATCGGCCGCCAAGCGATTTTGGCGGATCCCGAATGGAAGGGCGGAAATTATTATCCCGGGCCCGGCCCCCGAAGGGGTTTGGCCATCGCCCGGATGATGGGAATGATCACCTACCGGACCGAAACCCTTTTTGAGAAGCGGTTCAGCCGCCGGATCCAGGACGACGGACCCATCACCCGGCTGGATTCGATGTTCCAGGTGGAAAGCTACCTGCGTTATCAGGGGGAGAAGCTGGTCCGCCGCTTCGACGCGAACAGCTATCTCTATCTCCTGAAAGCGATGGATCTGCATGACATCGGCCGGGGACGCGGAGGGGTGGAGCGGGCGCTGTCCCGGATTCAGTCCGACGTGCTGGTGATCGGCATCCGGGAAGACATTCTGTTTCCGATCCGGGAACAGCGAAAAATCCATGCCCTGCTTCAGCGGCTGGGGAAAAGGTCCCGGTTGGAGGAAATTCAATCCCACTACGGCCATGACGCTTTCTTGGTCGAATTTGACCTGGTGGGGCCGCCCATTCGCCGTTTCCTGGGGG contains these protein-coding regions:
- a CDS encoding peptide ABC transporter substrate-binding protein, with product MKKGKWTGKLSAILVAFALVFTAACGGGSDQGKGSEELAEEQVLNVGRVRSEPPSLDPATATDQTSGTILNQVMEGLVRIAPDGKPQPAVAEKWEVSKDGKEITFHLRKDAKWSNGDPVTAHDFEYAWKRVLDPKKKPPADYAYQLYYLKNGEKYNKGKAKAEDVGVKAVDDHTLKVELEQPTPYFVSLTSFYTLFPVNKKVAEKNDKWAAEADTYVGNGPFKLKTWEHDAKIELVKNEHYWGAKDVKLTQINFPFIGKEETGYQQFKSGKLDEGDSIIIPPDLVKKGLESGEIKSQKSPAIYFYMFNVEKKPFNNKKIRKAFALAIDRKSIVENVTQGGQVPATGFVPWGIPDFVANKDWVETRDPYLPETAQPEEAKKLLEEGMKEEGYDKLPTVTIDYNTDEGHKKIAEAIQQMWKKNLGVDVKLRNSEWQVYLDKTKSGDFQVGRLGWLPDYIDPMTFMDMWVTGGGNNDTRFSHKEYDALIEKAKSTADQKVRMEALHKAEDILMDEMPIAPIYFYTDLYMEQDYVKGVVRNPDGSVYFRDAYILEH
- a CDS encoding ABC transporter permease; amino-acid sequence: MLRYIGKRVFYMLISLWVIATLTFIMMHLAPGGPFASEKKLPPQIIANLEAHYNLDKPLPVQYALYMKNLIMFDLGPSIKSESRDVNSILADGFPASAQLGLEAMAVAVLAGLIMGIIASIRHNRLPDYTVMFLAVVGLAVPSFVLAPLFQKYFGLEWNLLPIAGWGSFEDTILPAIALSFTPLALMTRLMRSSMLEVMSQDYIRTARAKGLSPSRVITRHAIRNAILPAITIIGPLAVDIITGSFVIEKIFSIPGIGKYFVESIFNRDYSVIMGVTIFYSALLLLVNLLVDIAYTLVDPRIKIGGRGAN
- a CDS encoding ABC transporter permease, with the protein product MSLPAEAFEPAPRREAEAEAIARPSLTYWQDAWLRLKKNWLAMAGLVILVLLAVMAIFGPYMVDYTYYEQNLETGKNLEPSSEHWFGTDDLGRDMFVRTWYGARVSLLIGLAAGLIDLIIGVLYGGISGYKGGRTDEIMMRIVDVLWGLPYLLTVILLLVVMEPGVLTIIIALSITGWLRMARLVRGQVLQLKEQEYVLAARTLGASGRWILFKHLLPNSLGPIIVLITYTIPNAIFAEAFLSFLGLGVQAPFASWGTMIDDSTAVILSGEWWRLFFPAFFLSLTLLAFNMLGDGLRDALDPKMRK
- a CDS encoding ABC transporter ATP-binding protein translates to MALLEVENLHVSFQTYGGEVHAVRGVSFSLEKGETLAIVGESGSGKSVTAQSIMRLIPTPPGIIKEGEIRFDGKDLLTLSEKEMFGIRGSEIGMIFQDPMTSLNPTMTVGRQIMEGLIWHQGIDKRAARERAIEMLRLVGIPTPEKRVDQYPHEFSGGMRQRAMIAIAMACNPKILIADEPTTALDVTIQAQIMELMKELQEKTGTAIILITHDLGVVAETAHKVAVMYGGKVVEYGTVEEIFYRPRHPYTWGLLNSMPRLDMERDTELQSIPGSPPDLFKPPQGCPFADRCPHAMNICHEMMPEKTEASSSHGVYCWLEHPQAPRVDRGLRVNISAK
- the metX gene encoding homoserine O-acetyltransferase MetX — encoded protein: MDVATTVNCPQKLTVPIGPLDLECGRRLKQVEIAVETAGTLSDSRDNVILVCHALTGDAHAVGDAEHPGWWDGLIGPGGYIDTNRYFVITTNVLGGCAGSTGPSSIDPGTGRPYGTSFPVVTIRDMVRAQRRCLEKMGISKITAVIGGSMGGMQVLEWGIMYPEAVERMIPIATSVALSPMGIAYNDIGRQAILADPEWKGGNYYPGPGPRRGLAIARMMGMITYRTETLFEKRFSRRIQDDGPITRLDSMFQVESYLRYQGEKLVRRFDANSYLYLLKAMDLHDIGRGRGGVERALSRIQSDVLVIGIREDILFPIREQRKIHALLQRLGKRSRLEEIQSHYGHDAFLVEFDLVGPPIRRFLGEGRMRSS